A genome region from Flavobacterium sp. includes the following:
- the rnc gene encoding ribonuclease III — protein sequence MNIIKKIFSKSRSLEDGIFFDTIQKILGFQPINIEFYKKAFTHRSSNKLDEAGHPINYERLEFLGDAMLSAVIAAHLFNKAPNGDEGYLTKMRSKIVSREHLNELGKDLNLVRFVESKVPVQHFGENIHGNIFESLIGAIYLDKGYSYCERFIQKRVITPYVDIARLEGKVISYKSLVIEWCQKEKRIFHYDIFEDNGIDGQRLFGVKLSIDDKVVARARATSKKKAEEKASQRAYFAFQEKIDKK from the coding sequence ATGAATATTATCAAAAAAATATTTTCTAAATCCCGTTCTCTAGAAGACGGGATTTTTTTTGACACTATTCAGAAAATTCTTGGTTTTCAGCCTATTAATATTGAATTTTATAAAAAAGCCTTTACGCATAGATCGTCAAATAAACTTGACGAAGCCGGACATCCTATCAATTACGAACGTCTTGAATTTTTAGGAGATGCGATGTTAAGCGCCGTTATTGCTGCACATTTATTTAATAAAGCACCAAACGGAGACGAAGGCTATTTGACAAAAATGCGTTCAAAAATCGTAAGCCGTGAACATTTGAATGAACTTGGTAAAGATTTGAATTTAGTACGTTTTGTAGAAAGCAAAGTACCGGTTCAGCATTTTGGCGAAAATATTCACGGTAATATTTTCGAGTCATTAATTGGTGCAATTTATCTGGATAAAGGCTATTCGTATTGTGAGAGATTTATTCAAAAAAGAGTAATTACACCTTATGTCGATATTGCAAGACTGGAAGGAAAAGTAATTAGTTATAAAAGTTTAGTTATCGAATGGTGTCAGAAAGAAAAGAGGATCTTTCATTACGACATTTTTGAAGATAACGGCATTGACGGACAACGATTGTTTGGGGTCAAATTAAGTATAGACGATAAAGTGGTCGCACGAGCGCGGGCAACTTCAAAAAAGAAAGCAGAAGAGAAAGCTTCACAAAGAGCTTATTTTGCATTTCAGGAAAAAATAGATAAGAAATAA
- a CDS encoding arylsulfatase: MKQSKFRNAIVLFAFICFTIVQVKAQKKVNILVLWGDDIGTTNISAYSDGVMGYTTPNIDRLANEGLRFLHYYGEQSCTAGRAAFLTGQHGLRTGLTKVGYPGAPMGMSQLDPSIGGIMKNLGYVTGQFGKNHVGDRNENLPTVNGFDEFFGNLYHLNAEEEPELPDYPKDPAYFKKFGPRGVLKCTATNVDDATTDPRFGRVGKQKIEDTGALTKKRMETVDDETSAAAIDFIKRQNAAGKPFFCWFNATRMHLRTHVRAEHRGRYTHGDSEYIDGMIEHDETIGSILKTLDDLGIADNTIVIYSTDNGPHMNTWPDGAMTPYRSEKNTNWEGAFRVPCIVRWPGVIKPGTITTELMSHNDWMPTLASIAGEPDLVNKLLKGYNANGKTYKVHLDGYDQSNFLRGKSAKSARDKFFYTDDDGLLVGLREGDYKYVFAEQRLAGTLGVWAEPFTKLRLQKIFNLYQDPFERADFTSNTYWDWVMNHVPAVYGAIYEVGVFAETFKEYPPRSIPPSFSAYTIMEEAMRDIKAQKYIEKNVLA; this comes from the coding sequence ATGAAACAAAGTAAATTTAGAAATGCCATAGTGCTTTTCGCATTTATCTGCTTCACGATTGTTCAGGTGAAAGCTCAAAAAAAAGTCAACATTTTAGTTCTTTGGGGTGACGACATCGGAACTACCAATATTAGCGCTTATAGCGATGGTGTTATGGGGTATACAACTCCCAATATAGATCGTTTAGCTAACGAAGGATTACGTTTCTTACATTATTATGGAGAACAAAGCTGTACGGCAGGCCGTGCTGCATTTTTAACAGGACAACACGGGCTTCGAACTGGGCTTACAAAAGTAGGATATCCGGGAGCACCAATGGGAATGAGCCAGTTAGATCCGTCTATTGGTGGAATCATGAAAAATTTAGGATATGTAACGGGACAATTTGGTAAAAACCACGTAGGGGATCGCAATGAAAATCTGCCTACTGTAAACGGTTTTGATGAATTCTTTGGAAATCTATACCACTTAAATGCCGAGGAAGAACCAGAATTACCTGATTATCCTAAAGATCCGGCTTATTTCAAAAAATTTGGTCCAAGAGGAGTTTTAAAATGTACCGCAACAAATGTGGATGATGCTACTACCGATCCTCGTTTTGGAAGAGTTGGAAAACAAAAAATAGAAGATACGGGTGCCCTTACTAAAAAGAGAATGGAAACGGTTGATGATGAAACATCTGCTGCAGCAATTGATTTTATAAAAAGACAAAATGCAGCGGGAAAACCGTTCTTTTGCTGGTTCAATGCGACTCGTATGCACCTTCGTACACACGTTAGGGCAGAACATAGAGGGCGATATACGCATGGAGACAGCGAATATATCGACGGTATGATTGAACACGATGAAACTATTGGAAGTATTCTTAAAACATTAGACGATTTAGGAATAGCTGATAATACTATTGTTATTTATTCTACAGACAACGGTCCTCACATGAATACATGGCCTGATGGTGCCATGACACCGTATCGCTCAGAAAAAAATACAAACTGGGAAGGGGCTTTCCGTGTGCCATGTATAGTTCGCTGGCCGGGTGTAATTAAACCGGGAACTATAACTACTGAGTTAATGAGCCATAACGATTGGATGCCAACTCTGGCTTCAATTGCAGGAGAACCAGATTTAGTAAATAAACTTTTGAAAGGATATAATGCAAACGGAAAAACTTATAAAGTGCATCTTGATGGTTATGATCAAAGTAATTTTTTACGTGGAAAATCTGCAAAAAGTGCCAGAGATAAATTCTTTTATACTGATGATGACGGCCTTTTGGTAGGTTTAAGAGAAGGAGACTATAAGTATGTTTTTGCAGAGCAGCGTCTAGCTGGTACACTTGGAGTTTGGGCAGAACCATTTACTAAGCTTCGTCTTCAAAAAATATTCAATTTGTATCAGGATCCTTTTGAAAGGGCCGACTTTACTTCAAATACTTACTGGGATTGGGTAATGAATCATGTACCGGCAGTTTATGGAGCTATTTATGAGGTAGGAGTATTTGCTGAAACATTTAAGGAATATCCGCCAAGATCAATCCCGCCAAGCTTCTCTGCTTATACTATAATGGAAGAAGCAATGAGAGATATTAAAGCACAAAAATATATTGAGAAAAATGTGCTTGCCTAA
- a CDS encoding DUF6249 domain-containing protein — MGPEILVPLSFFAMIFGIVYLIYSTRNRERLALIEKGVDASIFLQAKANGVSPWKILVVNLAFLLIGSGVGIFLALVITTYTSLNDGAVYPSIIFIMAGIGLLTGFKTAKDLDKE, encoded by the coding sequence ATGGGACCAGAAATTTTAGTACCACTTAGCTTTTTTGCGATGATCTTTGGGATTGTCTATCTTATTTATTCAACAAGAAACAGAGAGCGTTTAGCTCTTATAGAAAAAGGGGTTGATGCCAGTATTTTTTTACAGGCAAAAGCAAATGGAGTCTCACCATGGAAAATCCTTGTAGTAAATCTAGCATTTTTATTAATAGGTAGTGGTGTTGGAATTTTCCTTGCTTTGGTAATTACAACTTACACTTCTCTTAATGATGGAGCGGTTTACCCTTCAATTATTTTTATAATGGCAGGTATCGGACTTTTGACTGGATTTAAAACTGCAAAAGATTTAGATAAAGAGTAA
- a CDS encoding HAD family hydrolase — protein MRKRIIFIPLLLLFFFSCKKSDTLTAPTENKQTENSITGDPLPSWNNGPLKEDIIAYVEKVTKKGSPDFIPTENRIATFDNDGTLWAEKPYVQELFAFYRVKKMVEANPSLAQKQPFKAVIEKDKSYFEKGGDKALIQLVGATHTGMTEDEFETSVNTFFKDAKYPGKNVPVKQIRYQPQLELLNYLRANGFKTYIVTGGTIEVVRAISQDFYGIPKDQVVGTSFKYKYDDAKNAVQREPALDHFNDKEGKPVGIQLHIGQRPVFACGNEGGAGDIAMLKYSQGNKYPSFQLLVNHNDSIREYSYQEKDNLSLSTAAKNKWHVVSIKDDWKKVFADK, from the coding sequence ATGCGTAAAAGAATAATTTTTATACCGCTATTGCTTTTGTTTTTTTTCTCTTGTAAAAAATCGGATACTTTAACTGCGCCTACAGAGAATAAGCAAACAGAGAATAGTATAACCGGCGATCCTTTGCCAAGCTGGAATAACGGACCTCTAAAGGAAGATATAATTGCTTATGTCGAAAAAGTAACCAAAAAAGGAAGCCCGGATTTTATTCCTACAGAAAATAGAATCGCAACTTTTGACAATGATGGAACACTTTGGGCTGAAAAACCTTATGTTCAGGAATTATTTGCTTTTTATCGGGTAAAAAAAATGGTTGAAGCAAATCCGTCTTTGGCACAAAAACAACCTTTTAAAGCCGTAATCGAAAAAGATAAAAGCTATTTTGAAAAAGGAGGCGATAAAGCACTTATACAGCTTGTAGGTGCAACCCATACAGGTATGACCGAAGATGAATTTGAAACATCAGTCAATACATTTTTTAAGGATGCAAAATATCCCGGCAAAAATGTTCCGGTAAAGCAAATACGATATCAGCCGCAACTGGAATTATTGAATTATTTACGGGCAAATGGATTTAAAACTTATATCGTAACCGGCGGGACAATAGAAGTAGTGCGAGCTATATCTCAGGATTTTTACGGAATTCCAAAAGACCAGGTAGTAGGTACTTCTTTTAAATATAAATACGATGATGCTAAAAATGCAGTACAGAGAGAACCCGCTCTAGATCATTTTAATGACAAAGAAGGAAAACCTGTTGGTATACAATTACATATTGGCCAGCGTCCGGTTTTTGCCTGTGGAAATGAAGGAGGAGCAGGCGATATTGCCATGCTTAAATATTCGCAGGGAAATAAATATCCATCATTTCAATTACTGGTAAATCATAACGATTCGATTAGAGAATACAGTTATCAGGAAAAAGATAATTTGTCCTTAAGTACAGCCGCAAAAAATAAGTGGCATGTGGTAAGCATTAAAGACGACTGGAAAAAAGTTTTTGCAGATAAATAA
- the pyk gene encoding pyruvate kinase yields MLTSKKTKIVATLGPACSTREIIKDMIDAGVNVFRINFSHADYEGVKEKINIIRGLNEEFGYTTAILGDLQGPKLRVGVMEEGTVVNDGDEITFTTAEDIIGTSKRVFMKYQNFPNDVNPGERILLDDGKLIFEIVSTDKKTEVVARVIQGGELKSKKGVNLPNTKISLPALTEKDIADAIFAIEQKVDWIALSFVKTPRDLQDLQELIAKHSEYKIPIVAKIEMPEALENMDKIVAYCDGLMVARGDLGVELPAHEVPLVQKDLIRRAKTARIPVIVATQMMETMITSLTPTRAEVNDVANSVMDGADAVMLSGETATGNYPVQVIQKMAQICEAVENSPLIQVPQNTPQIKTKRFVTKTVCHQAALLANEIEAKAICTLTNSGYTAFQISAWRPSSAHILVFTSNRRILTQLNLLWGVKSFYYDNEESTDDTVTDVNKIAVEKGYASKGDYLINLAAMPIKEKGMVNTMRVSEIE; encoded by the coding sequence ATGTTGACAAGTAAGAAAACCAAAATTGTTGCTACACTTGGGCCTGCCTGTAGTACAAGAGAGATCATTAAAGATATGATCGATGCAGGGGTGAATGTGTTTAGAATCAATTTTTCGCATGCAGATTACGAAGGAGTAAAAGAAAAAATTAACATCATCAGAGGATTAAACGAAGAGTTTGGTTACACAACAGCAATTCTTGGAGATTTGCAGGGACCAAAACTTAGAGTAGGTGTAATGGAAGAAGGAACAGTAGTAAATGATGGTGATGAAATCACTTTTACAACTGCTGAAGATATTATCGGAACATCAAAAAGAGTGTTCATGAAATATCAGAATTTCCCAAATGATGTGAATCCGGGAGAGCGTATTTTGCTTGATGATGGTAAACTTATTTTCGAAATTGTTTCAACAGATAAAAAAACTGAAGTTGTAGCTAGAGTTATTCAGGGAGGAGAATTAAAATCTAAAAAAGGAGTAAATCTTCCAAACACAAAAATATCTTTACCAGCTTTAACAGAAAAAGATATTGCCGATGCCATCTTCGCAATCGAGCAAAAAGTAGACTGGATCGCACTTTCATTCGTAAAAACACCACGCGATTTACAAGATTTACAAGAATTAATCGCTAAGCATTCAGAATATAAAATTCCAATCGTTGCTAAAATTGAAATGCCGGAAGCTCTTGAGAACATGGATAAAATTGTAGCTTACTGCGATGGTTTAATGGTTGCTCGTGGAGATCTTGGTGTTGAGCTTCCTGCTCACGAAGTTCCATTGGTACAAAAAGATTTAATTCGAAGAGCAAAAACCGCCCGAATTCCGGTTATCGTTGCTACACAAATGATGGAAACAATGATTACAAGTTTAACTCCAACAAGAGCAGAGGTAAACGACGTTGCTAACTCTGTAATGGATGGTGCAGATGCTGTAATGCTTTCTGGAGAAACTGCTACTGGAAATTATCCAGTACAAGTAATTCAAAAAATGGCACAAATTTGTGAAGCTGTTGAGAATTCACCATTAATTCAGGTTCCGCAAAATACGCCGCAAATTAAAACAAAACGTTTTGTTACTAAAACAGTTTGCCACCAAGCAGCTTTATTGGCTAACGAAATCGAAGCAAAAGCAATTTGTACATTAACGAACAGCGGTTATACAGCTTTCCAAATCTCGGCTTGGAGACCATCTTCGGCTCATATTTTAGTATTTACTTCAAACAGAAGAATCTTAACACAATTGAATTTATTATGGGGAGTTAAATCTTTCTATTATGATAATGAAGAAAGTACAGATGACACAGTAACAGATGTAAATAAAATTGCAGTTGAAAAAGGGTATGCTTCAAAAGGAGATTATTTAATTAACCTTGCTGCAATGCCAATTAAAGAAAAAGGAATGGTTAATACTATGAGAGTTTCTGAAATAGAATAG
- a CDS encoding IPExxxVDY family protein has protein sequence MAVHRLDLDEFDEIDYYLMAIHTSLEDYRLAYFINKTLPINLSKSKNEIHAQTKEGEANFSRFYYYDSEKAVSWNLIQNKNEIISVSTNDFQNLFSNETSEVSTTIHLLPEFKKVDFFLKIDNSEEAVDFSEIQQQLNSIESIAAIYAVDTNKIKSKNNLIF, from the coding sequence ATGGCTGTTCATAGATTGGATTTAGACGAATTTGACGAAATTGATTATTATTTAATGGCAATTCATACTTCATTAGAAGATTATAGATTGGCCTATTTTATCAATAAGACCCTTCCTATTAACCTAAGTAAGAGCAAAAACGAGATCCATGCTCAGACTAAAGAAGGCGAGGCAAATTTTTCGAGATTTTATTATTATGATTCTGAGAAAGCTGTTTCATGGAATTTGATTCAGAATAAAAATGAGATCATTTCTGTGAGTACAAATGATTTCCAGAATTTGTTTTCTAATGAAACAAGTGAGGTTTCTACAACAATTCATTTACTTCCTGAATTCAAAAAAGTAGATTTTTTCCTGAAAATCGATAACAGTGAGGAGGCTGTCGATTTTTCAGAAATTCAGCAACAACTAAATTCAATAGAAAGTATTGCGGCAATTTATGCAGTAGATACCAATAAAATAAAATCAAAAAACAATCTAATTTTTTAA
- a CDS encoding sigma-70 family RNA polymerase sigma factor translates to MSTITDQHYIDKILQGETNAFAVLVDRYKNMIFTLALKMVKNREEAEEVSQDTFIKIYSSINKFKGDSKFSTWVYKIAYNTCLDRLKKNKKDDLNISIDDFSSHLIKTMDNALSALEEKERKHTIQKCLNLLPNDENFLLTLFYFDDQNLEEIGKIMNISANNAKVKLFRSRQKLAVILRQQLEPEIIECYERER, encoded by the coding sequence ATGAGTACAATAACTGATCAACATTATATCGATAAAATTTTGCAGGGCGAGACAAATGCGTTTGCCGTTCTTGTTGATCGTTATAAAAATATGATCTTTACATTGGCTCTCAAAATGGTTAAAAACAGAGAAGAAGCCGAAGAAGTTTCACAAGATACTTTTATTAAGATTTACAGTTCGATAAATAAATTTAAAGGCGATTCTAAGTTTTCGACCTGGGTTTACAAGATTGCCTATAATACTTGTCTGGATCGATTAAAGAAAAATAAAAAAGATGATTTGAATATTTCAATAGATGATTTTTCTTCGCATTTAATCAAAACAATGGACAATGCACTCAGTGCTTTAGAAGAAAAAGAACGAAAACATACAATTCAGAAATGTTTAAATTTATTACCCAATGATGAAAATTTCCTTTTGACTTTATTTTATTTTGATGATCAAAATTTAGAAGAAATTGGAAAAATTATGAATATTTCGGCAAACAATGCGAAAGTAAAATTATTTAGGAGCAGACAAAAATTAGCCGTAATTTTGAGACAGCAGTTAGAACCGGAAATAATAGAATGTTATGAAAGAGAGCGATAA
- the purN gene encoding phosphoribosylglycinamide formyltransferase: MKKIIVFASGSGTNAENIIKYFSNTQIARVVSVFTNNASAKVIDRAKNHQIPVEIFEKNELLERNILQKIQEIDPDLIILAGFLLKFPENIIEQYPNKIINIHPALLPKYGGKGMYGMHIHRAIVNNKEKETGISIHYVNENYDEGAIIFQANVTLTDEDTPETVAEKIHELEQKHFPEIIHRILDENSKI; the protein is encoded by the coding sequence ATGAAAAAAATTATCGTTTTTGCCTCAGGATCAGGAACTAATGCAGAAAACATTATAAAATATTTTTCGAATACCCAAATTGCAAGAGTCGTTTCTGTTTTTACAAATAATGCGTCTGCAAAAGTTATTGACAGGGCAAAAAATCATCAAATTCCAGTCGAAATCTTCGAAAAAAACGAACTTTTAGAAAGAAACATACTACAAAAAATACAAGAAATCGATCCGGATTTGATCATTCTTGCCGGTTTTTTACTCAAATTTCCAGAAAACATAATTGAACAATATCCAAACAAAATAATCAACATTCATCCTGCACTTTTACCTAAATATGGAGGCAAAGGAATGTATGGAATGCACATACATAGAGCCATAGTAAATAATAAGGAGAAAGAAACCGGAATTTCTATTCATTATGTAAATGAAAACTATGATGAAGGCGCTATTATTTTTCAAGCCAATGTTACTCTGACAGATGAGGACACTCCTGAAACTGTTGCAGAAAAGATCCATGAACTGGAACAAAAACATTTTCCTGAAATTATTCATAGAATTCTTGACGAAAATTCCAAAATTTAA
- a CDS encoding acyl carrier protein produces the protein MSDIASRVKAIIVDKLGVDENEVVTEASFTNDLGADSLDTVELIMEFEKEFDIQIPDDQAENIATVGQAISYIEEAKK, from the coding sequence ATGTCAGACATTGCATCAAGAGTAAAAGCGATTATCGTAGACAAATTAGGTGTTGACGAAAACGAAGTTGTAACAGAAGCAAGCTTCACTAATGATTTAGGAGCTGACTCATTAGACACTGTTGAGCTTATTATGGAATTCGAAAAAGAATTTGATATTCAAATTCCAGACGATCAAGCAGAAAACATTGCTACTGTAGGTCAAGCTATTTCTTATATCGAGGAAGCTAAAAAATAA
- the fabF gene encoding beta-ketoacyl-ACP synthase II, whose protein sequence is MALRRVVVTGLGALTPIGNNIQEYWNALVNGVSGAAPITYYDTEKHKTKFACEVKNFNIEDYMDRKESRRLDKFAQYAIAASDEAIKDAGITNDNVDKTRVGVIWGAGIGGLETFQEEVMYYAKGDGTPKFNPFFIPKMIADIAPAHISMRNGYMGPNYTTVSACASSANALIDAFNYIRLGMCDVIISGGSEAAVTIAGMGGFSSMHALSTRNESPETASRPFDATRDGFVLGEGAGALVLEDYEHAKARGAKIYCEIGGGGMSSDAYHLTAPHPEGIGVIAVMKNTLKDAGMNPEDVDHINTHGTSTPLGDVAELKAISNVFGEHAKNININSTKSMTGHLLGAAGAIEAIASILAMKHSIVPPTINHTVVDENIDPSLNLTLNKPQKREVNVAMSNTFGFGGHNACVLFKKLAD, encoded by the coding sequence ATGGCATTAAGGCGAGTTGTTGTAACAGGATTAGGTGCACTTACTCCTATCGGGAATAATATCCAGGAATATTGGAATGCACTTGTGAATGGAGTTAGCGGAGCCGCTCCTATCACATATTATGATACAGAGAAGCATAAAACGAAATTTGCCTGCGAAGTAAAAAACTTCAATATTGAAGATTACATGGATCGTAAGGAGTCTAGAAGACTAGATAAATTTGCTCAATATGCAATTGCTGCCAGTGATGAGGCGATCAAAGATGCTGGAATTACAAACGATAATGTTGATAAAACAAGAGTTGGTGTTATCTGGGGAGCTGGAATTGGAGGTTTAGAAACTTTTCAGGAAGAAGTAATGTATTATGCAAAAGGTGACGGAACTCCAAAATTTAATCCTTTCTTTATTCCTAAAATGATTGCTGACATTGCTCCTGCGCATATTTCTATGCGTAACGGGTACATGGGACCAAATTATACTACAGTTTCAGCATGTGCATCTTCTGCAAATGCATTAATTGATGCTTTCAACTACATTCGTTTAGGAATGTGTGATGTTATTATATCTGGTGGATCTGAAGCAGCCGTAACTATTGCAGGTATGGGTGGTTTTAGTTCTATGCACGCTTTATCTACAAGAAATGAAAGCCCGGAAACAGCTTCAAGACCTTTTGATGCAACCAGAGATGGTTTTGTTTTAGGAGAAGGAGCAGGAGCTTTAGTTCTTGAAGATTACGAACATGCAAAAGCCAGAGGCGCAAAAATTTACTGTGAAATTGGAGGCGGCGGAATGTCATCTGATGCTTACCACTTAACAGCACCACATCCGGAAGGAATTGGCGTTATTGCAGTAATGAAAAATACGTTGAAAGACGCTGGAATGAATCCAGAAGATGTTGATCATATTAATACTCACGGAACTTCTACTCCGTTAGGAGACGTTGCAGAGTTAAAAGCAATTAGTAATGTTTTTGGTGAGCATGCTAAAAATATCAATATCAATTCAACAAAATCAATGACAGGACATTTACTTGGTGCTGCCGGAGCTATCGAAGCAATTGCTTCTATTTTGGCAATGAAACACAGTATTGTTCCTCCTACAATCAACCATACGGTTGTTGATGAAAACATTGATCCTTCATTGAATTTAACTTTAAACAAACCTCAAAAAAGAGAAGTAAACGTTGCTATGAGTAACACTTTTGGTTTTGGAGGACACAATGCTTGTGTATTGTTTAAAAAATTAGCTGACTAA
- a CDS encoding DUF2252 domain-containing protein: MIEKSADKTEISFDPSASKAERYEKGAAIRKIVPRSSHQEWTASEDRKDPIDILIKTSVGRIESLLPIRYRRMMESPFAFFRGAAAIMAADLEHTPNTGINLQLCGDCHLMNFGGFATPERKLVFDINDFDETFQGPWEWDVKRLAASFAIAGRWRKFSNKSCKEFAWNVADSYKRHMLDYSKLSALQIWYADIDLAELIEFGKDEDIKEFHQKRIKKALEYTAHEKEFAKMTYQDGTRARIKDEPPLIYHLSGDEENYTLKEAKLVHKKYLESLSEEKQILLNRYSMHDFVMKVVGVGSVGTLCGICLLMSATGEPIFLQFKEARKSVLEEHVKIKGKYKHQGERIVMGQKLMQSASDMFLGWTDGEGGRYFYIRQLRDAKVKPVLEIMKEENMTDYAKACGWALARAHARSGDPSILSGYIGDSNEFADAISKFSILYADQNESDYNKMTMAVKEGRIPIAAEI; the protein is encoded by the coding sequence ATGATCGAAAAATCAGCAGATAAAACAGAAATTTCGTTTGATCCGTCAGCATCAAAAGCAGAACGTTATGAAAAAGGTGCGGCGATTAGAAAAATTGTGCCGCGTTCGTCGCATCAGGAATGGACAGCATCTGAAGATCGCAAAGATCCAATCGATATTTTAATAAAAACAAGTGTTGGAAGAATTGAAAGTCTGCTGCCTATTCGATACAGAAGAATGATGGAATCACCATTTGCTTTTTTCCGTGGAGCGGCGGCAATTATGGCTGCAGATTTAGAACATACGCCAAATACAGGAATCAATTTACAGCTTTGCGGAGATTGTCATTTAATGAATTTTGGAGGTTTTGCCACGCCGGAGCGCAAATTGGTTTTTGATATTAATGATTTTGATGAAACTTTTCAGGGACCGTGGGAATGGGATGTAAAAAGGCTCGCCGCAAGTTTTGCAATTGCCGGCCGATGGAGAAAGTTCTCTAACAAAAGCTGTAAAGAATTTGCATGGAACGTTGCTGACAGTTATAAAAGACATATGCTGGATTACAGTAAATTATCGGCACTCCAGATTTGGTATGCCGATATTGATCTGGCTGAACTTATCGAATTTGGAAAAGATGAAGACATAAAAGAATTTCATCAAAAAAGAATAAAAAAAGCTTTGGAATATACAGCGCATGAAAAAGAATTTGCAAAAATGACGTATCAGGATGGTACCCGGGCAAGAATAAAAGATGAACCGCCTTTAATTTATCATCTTTCAGGAGATGAAGAGAATTATACCTTAAAAGAAGCAAAACTTGTTCATAAAAAATATTTAGAATCTCTTTCAGAAGAAAAGCAAATTTTATTAAACAGATATTCGATGCATGATTTTGTAATGAAAGTGGTAGGCGTAGGAAGTGTTGGAACACTTTGCGGGATTTGTTTATTAATGTCTGCAACCGGAGAACCTATTTTTCTGCAGTTTAAAGAAGCAAGAAAAAGCGTGCTAGAAGAACATGTAAAAATTAAAGGAAAATACAAACATCAGGGCGAGCGAATTGTTATGGGGCAAAAGCTAATGCAGTCAGCTTCAGATATGTTTTTGGGATGGACAGATGGTGAAGGAGGAAGATATTTTTATATCCGTCAGCTTCGCGATGCAAAAGTAAAGCCCGTTCTTGAAATTATGAAAGAAGAAAATATGACAGATTATGCCAAAGCCTGCGGATGGGCACTTGCGAGAGCTCATGCACGTTCAGGAGACCCTTCGATATTATCTGGATATATAGGAGATAGTAACGAATTTGCAGATGCGATTTCGAAATTTTCAATTTTATATGCCGATCAAAATGAATCAGATTACAACAAAATGACTATGGCTGTTAAAGAAGGCAGAATTCCGATAGCAGCAGAAATATAA
- the rnhA gene encoding ribonuclease HI yields the protein MNHEVHIYTDGAAKGNPGNGGYGVVMELVGTPYKKEFYEGFRLTTNNRMELLAVIVGLEKLKNPNMKVLVISDSKYVVDSIEKKWVFGWEKKGYKDKKNPDLWKRFLIVYRKHQVDFKWIKGHNNHPQNERCDQLAVMASIQPKLSVDVYYETIGSKE from the coding sequence ATGAATCACGAAGTACATATATATACAGATGGAGCTGCAAAAGGAAATCCCGGCAATGGTGGTTATGGCGTGGTTATGGAACTCGTGGGAACTCCATATAAAAAAGAATTCTACGAAGGTTTTCGCTTAACTACTAATAATAGGATGGAACTTCTGGCTGTAATTGTAGGATTAGAAAAACTTAAAAACCCAAATATGAAAGTTCTGGTTATATCCGATTCTAAATATGTTGTAGATTCTATTGAAAAAAAATGGGTTTTTGGATGGGAAAAAAAAGGATATAAGGATAAAAAAAATCCAGATTTATGGAAACGTTTTTTAATTGTTTACCGAAAACACCAAGTCGATTTTAAATGGATTAAAGGTCACAACAATCATCCGCAAAATGAACGATGCGATCAACTCGCCGTTATGGCATCAATACAGCCGAAGCTTTCTGTAGATGTTTATTACGAAACCATTGGATCTAAGGAATAA